In one window of Macadamia integrifolia cultivar HAES 741 chromosome 2, SCU_Mint_v3, whole genome shotgun sequence DNA:
- the LOC122061796 gene encoding casein kinase 1-like protein 3: MERIVGEKYKLGRKIGSGSFGEIYLATHIETYEIVAVKIENSKTKHPQLLYEAKLYNILQGGSGIASIKWCGVDGEDNALVMDLLGPSLEDLFVYCGRKFSLKTVLILADQMITRIEYLHSKGFLHRDIKPDNFLMGLGRKANQVYIIDFGLAKRYRDSTTNRHIPYRENKNLTGTARYASCNTHLGIEQSRRDDLESLGYVLLYFLSGSLPWQGLKAATKKQKYDKICEKKLATPIEVLCKTYPVEFASYFHYCHSLTFDQRPDYRFLKRLFSDLFTREGYEFDYVFDWTILKYQQAQKTKSQPRISPLNGGNSSRAMPMDVDKNRGGNNVSHSADVTERVISSNAAHPGVRMQFKPSTEKNPTTGNNTLSYFPEKVQMPSTSFALPGASKRNAPKPMVPAEAAHFGHGFGSKIGPSSSWLPSLQRNSSAK, encoded by the exons ATGGAGAGGATTGTTGGGGAGAAGTATAAGTTAGGTCGGAAGATCGGTAGTGGATCTTTTGGAGAAATCTATCTTG CGACGCATATCGAAACATACGAGATCGTCGCAGTAAAGATC GAAAACAGCAAGACAAAACATCCACAGCTGCTTTATGAAGCCAAACTATATAACATCCTTCAGGGAGGAA GTGGTATTGCTAGTATAAAATGGTGTGGAGTAGATGGGGAGGATAATGCCCTTGTCATGGACTTGTTGGGACCAAGTCTTGAAGATTTGTTTGTCTACTGTGGAAGGAAATTCTCGCTTAAGACGGTCTTAATTCTGGCGGATCAGATG ATTACAAGAATCGAGTATTTGCATTCTAAAGGGTTTTTGCATAGAGACATTAAACCTGATAACTTCCTCATGGGTCTTGGTCGGAAAGCTAACCAG GTTTATATCATTGATTTTGGACTTGCTAAAAGATATAGGGACTCCACAACTAATCGTCATATCCCTTACAG GGAGAATAAGAACTTGACTGGGACTGCCCGTTATGCCAGCTGTAATACTCATTTGGGTATTG AGCAAAGCCGGCGGGATGATTTGGAGTCTCTTGGTTAtgttttgttgtattttttgaGTGGAAG CCTTCCTTGGCAGGGTCTAAAAGCTgccacaaaaaaacaaaaatatgacAAAATATGTGAGAAGAAATTAGCAACTCCTATTGAA GTTCTGTGCAAGACTTATCCTGTGGAGTTTGCATCATACTTCCATTACTGCCATTCTCTGACATTTGATCAACGGCCTGATTATAGATTCTTGAAGCGTTTATTCAGTGACTTGTTTACTCGTGAAG GATATGAGTTTGATTATGTATTTGACTGGACCATCCTGAAGTATCAGCAAGCCCAAAAGACAAAGTCCCAGCCCCGAATTTCT CCACTTAATGGTGGGAACAGCAGTCGAGCAATGCCTATGGATGTTGACAAGAATCGAG GAGGAAACAATGTATCTCATTCAGCTGATGTTACAGAGAGAGTAATATCAAGTAATGCTGCACATCCTGGGGTTCGCATGCAATTTAAACCATCAACAGAGAAGAATCCTACTACTGGAAATAAC aCTCTGAGTTACTTTCCTGAGAAGGTCCAAATGCCATCTACTTCATTTGCTCTGCCAGGTGCCTCCAAGAGAAATGCTCCAAAACCGATGGTGCCAGCTGAAGCTGCACATTTTGGTCATGGGTTTGGCAGCAAAATTGGCCCTTCA